In Streptomyces capitiformicae, one genomic interval encodes:
- a CDS encoding peptidoglycan-binding domain-containing protein, translating into MNFRTTRTRLAAAVTAAVATGALAVSASPASATSAQGYFTGYGTTWTDDWSNEGTLSSGSYARSNATCLWQKILWAEGATESDGTAYDYADIDGVFGPNTTYASKRLQTRWGLDDDGLVGPLTLGKADNKLRYSSGSTSSGTLYLTYDGAAHDFTLRRDDSNRYGFVQDSAWRLAGYNYRTCS; encoded by the coding sequence ATGAACTTCCGTACGACCCGGACCCGCCTCGCAGCCGCCGTCACCGCCGCCGTCGCGACGGGCGCGCTGGCCGTGAGCGCCTCGCCCGCCTCGGCCACCTCCGCCCAGGGGTACTTCACCGGTTACGGCACCACATGGACGGACGACTGGAGCAACGAGGGAACGCTGTCGTCCGGCAGCTACGCCAGGTCCAACGCCACCTGCCTGTGGCAGAAGATCCTCTGGGCCGAGGGCGCGACGGAGAGCGACGGCACCGCCTACGACTACGCGGACATCGACGGAGTCTTCGGCCCCAACACCACATACGCCAGCAAGCGGCTTCAGACGCGCTGGGGCCTGGACGACGACGGACTGGTCGGCCCCCTGACGCTCGGCAAGGCGGACAACAAGCTGCGGTACAGCTCGGGCAGCACGTCCTCCGGGACGCTCTACCTCACGTACGACGGCGCGGCCCACGACTTCACCCTGAGGCGCGACGACAGCAACCGGTACGGGTTCGTCCAGGACAGTGCCTGGCGCCTCGCGGGCTACAACTACCGCACCTGCAGCTGA
- a CDS encoding peptidoglycan-binding protein, producing the protein MSRWKELPAELHPHVHQLIVRLRRLKDHSELSTRQLAARTGYSAKSWQRYLNGRSLPPREAVEAMARVGGDDPHRLLVMHEIAAQRWAEGRVVTTDTPEDFSATPEHTPTEQQPYGRHLRVAVTAGAVVTVLSVSAALLLALRLTEARAQLAHDRSDAVATALATVSESTVPVIYTCRLEQRDGRWYAGLSRTTDILLSNTHVGLEVAEAQCLLRRAGTEPGDIDGIFGPKTRRAVERMQKQNGLIVNGVIDPPTWQALREADPK; encoded by the coding sequence GTGTCGCGATGGAAGGAACTGCCCGCAGAACTGCATCCACACGTCCACCAGTTGATCGTGCGACTGCGCAGGCTTAAGGACCACAGCGAACTGAGCACGCGGCAACTGGCCGCGAGGACCGGGTACAGCGCGAAGTCGTGGCAGCGATATCTGAACGGCAGGTCTCTGCCGCCCCGGGAGGCCGTCGAGGCGATGGCCCGCGTCGGCGGTGACGATCCGCACCGGCTGCTGGTGATGCACGAGATCGCCGCCCAACGCTGGGCGGAGGGACGGGTGGTCACCACCGACACCCCCGAGGACTTCTCCGCGACACCGGAACACACCCCCACGGAGCAGCAGCCGTACGGGCGTCACCTGCGCGTCGCGGTCACGGCGGGAGCCGTGGTCACGGTGCTGTCCGTCTCCGCCGCGCTCCTGCTGGCCCTGCGGCTCACCGAGGCCCGTGCCCAGCTCGCGCACGACCGCAGCGATGCTGTCGCGACGGCCCTGGCCACCGTGTCGGAGTCCACGGTGCCGGTCATCTACACCTGTCGGCTGGAGCAGCGTGACGGCCGCTGGTACGCGGGCCTGAGCCGGACCACGGACATCCTCCTGTCCAACACCCACGTGGGGCTCGAAGTGGCCGAGGCGCAGTGCCTGCTGCGCCGGGCGGGTACTGAGCCAGGGGACATCGACGGCATCTTCGGCCCCAAGACGCGGCGAGCGGTCGAGCGCATGCAGAAGCAGAACGGGCTGATCGTGAACGGAGTCATCGACCCGCCCACCTGGCAGGCCCTGCGGGAGGCGGATCCGAAGTGA
- a CDS encoding NlpC/P60 family protein, with translation MSLRSRLTRRAQVTLIGVAAGGVAAAAIAVVPSLADSNSSELATVAAQKETDYGPEPEADSKLVTQGSELSTMSTATLSPDVMINRAHSWLTANNGRPVPYSMERVWKDGYRQDCSGFVSMALGLGKPGLNTVGLADSRNGVTTRLSSVSQLKKGDLLIDYREDDGDFRHVVIFEHHPGPAELLDRHLHHLPPPPAQNIHHQPKPKSQSNLTEPY, from the coding sequence ATGTCTCTTCGCAGCCGACTCACGCGCCGCGCGCAGGTCACTCTCATAGGCGTCGCCGCCGGAGGTGTCGCGGCCGCCGCGATCGCCGTCGTACCGTCGCTCGCCGACAGCAACTCCTCGGAGCTGGCGACGGTCGCCGCCCAGAAGGAGACCGACTACGGGCCCGAGCCCGAGGCCGACAGCAAGCTCGTCACCCAGGGCAGCGAGCTGTCGACCATGAGCACGGCCACGCTCTCGCCCGACGTGATGATCAACCGGGCCCATTCCTGGCTCACGGCCAACAACGGACGCCCGGTCCCCTACAGCATGGAGCGCGTCTGGAAGGACGGCTACCGCCAGGACTGCTCCGGCTTTGTCTCCATGGCGCTCGGGCTGGGGAAGCCCGGCCTGAACACCGTCGGGCTGGCCGACTCGAGAAACGGCGTCACCACGCGGCTCAGCAGCGTGAGTCAGCTCAAGAAGGGTGACCTGCTGATCGACTACCGCGAGGATGACGGCGATTTCCGTCACGTAGTGATCTTCGAGCACCATCCAGGACCTGCTGAACTGCTGGACCGGCACCTGCACCACCTGCCACCGCCCCCTGCCCAGAACATCCACCACCAGCCCAAACCCAAGAGCCAGAGCAACCTAACGGAGCCCTACTAG